A window of the Oryza brachyantha chromosome 5, ObraRS2, whole genome shotgun sequence genome harbors these coding sequences:
- the LOC102712257 gene encoding cytochrome P450 98A1, with product MDVVSLLPFALALVAIPISLALLDRLRLGRIPPGPRPWPMVGNLRQIKPVRCRCFQEWAERYGPIVSVWFGSSLNVVVSTLELAKEVLKENDQQLANRPRNRSTQRFSRNGMDLIWADYGPHYIKVRKLCNLELFSPKRLEALRPIREDEVTAMVESVHRAVTEPGSENKPILVKNHLAMVAFNNITRLAFGKRFMNANGEINEQGREFKTIVNNGIKIGASLSVSEYIWYLRWLCPLNEELYKTHNERRDRLTKKIIEEHAKALKESGAKQHFVDALFTLREQYDLSDDTVIGLLWDMITAGMDTTVISVEWTMAELVRNPRAQKKLQEELDRVVGRDRVMSETDFQSLPYLNAVVKESLRLHPPTPLMLPHKAGTDVKIGGYNIPRGANVMVNVWAIARDPKLWSNPLEFRPERFLEETVDIKGNDFRVLPFGAGRRVCPGAQLGINLVASMVGHLVHQFDWSLPAGTRPVDVDIMESAGVVTFMNTPLQTIAKPRLDNPQLYKRFPADI from the exons atggacGTCGTGTCGCTGCTGCCGTTCGCGCTGGCGCTGGTGGCGATCCCGATCTCGCTGGCGCTGCTGGACCGGCTGCGGCTGGGGCGCATCCCGCCGGGGCCGCGGCCGTGGCCCATGGTGGGGAACCTGCGGCAGATCAAGCCCGTGCGGTGCCGGTGCTTCCAGGAGTGGGCGGAGAGGTACGGCCCCATCGTGTCGGTGTGGTTCGGGTCGTCGCTCAACGTGGTGGTGTCGACGTTGGAGCTGGCCAAGGAGGTGCTCAAGGAGAACGACCAGCAGCTCGCCAACCGTCCCCGGAACCGCTCCACGCAGCGCTTCAGCCGCAACGGGATGGACCTGATCTGGGCGGACTACGGCCCGCACTACATCAAGGTGCGCAAGCTCTGCAACCTCGAGCTCTTCTCCCCCAAGCGCCTCGAGGCCCTGCGCCCCATCCGCGAGGACGAGGTCACCGCCATGGTCGAGTCCGTCCACCGCGCCGTCACCGAGCCAG GGAGTGAAAATAAGCCAATCTTAGTGAAGAATCACCTTGCTATGGTGGCCTTCAACAATATAACAAGGCTAGCTTTTGGTAAGCGGTTCATGAATGCAAATGGTGAAATTAATGAACAAGGGCGTGAGTTTAAGACTATTGTCAACAATGGAATCAAGATTGGTGCATCTCTTTCTGTTTCTGAGTACATTTGGTATTTGAGATGGTTGTGTCCACTTAATGAGGAGCTTTACAAGACCCACAATGAGAGAAGGGATCGGCTGACCAAGAAGATCATAGAAGAGCATGCGAAGGCCCTCAAAGAGAGCGGTGCCAAGCAGCACTTCGTGGATGCTCTGTTCACTCTCAGAGAACAGTATGACCTTAGTGACGACACAGTTATTGGACTTCTATGG GACATGATCACTGCTGGAATGGACACAACAGTGATATCGGTCGAGTGGACGATGGCGGAGCTGGTCAGGAACCCCAGGGCGCAGAAGAAGCTGCAGGAGGAGCTGGACCGTGTCGTGGGGCGCGACCGCGTCATGTCGGAGACCGACTTCCAGAGCCTCCCCTACCTGAACGCCGTCGTCAAGGAGTCGCTCCGGCTGCacccgccgacgccgctcaTGCTCCCCCACAAGGCCGGCACGGACGTCAAGATCGGCGGCTACAACATCCCCAGGGGCGCCAACGTGATGGTGAACGTGTGGGCGATCGCCCGGGACCCCAAGCTGTGGAGCAACCCGCTGGAGTTCAGGCCGGAGCGCTTCCTGGAGGAGACCGTCGATATCAAGGGCAACGACTTCCGGGTGCTGCCGttcggcgccggccgccgcgtctGCCCCGGCGCGCAGCTCGGCATCAACCTCGTCGCCTCCATGGTCGGCCACCTCGTCCACCAGTTCGACTGGTCCCTCCCGGCGGGCACCCGGCCGGTGGACGTCGACATTATGGAGTCCGCCGGCGTCGTCACGTTCATGAACACGCCGCTGCAGACCATCGCCAAGCCTCGCCTCGACAACCCGCAGCTGTACAAGAGGTTCCCCGCCGACATTTGA
- the LOC102712536 gene encoding dr1-associated corepressor-like isoform X1, with amino-acid sequence MRKKLDTRFPAPRIKKIMQADEDVGKIALAVPVLVSKALELFLQDLCNRTYGITVQRGVKTVSSSHLKQCIHSYNVYDFLRDVVSKVPDMGTSDAGVDDKLGKRRKTAEDDSEEESKRTRNEAANHTNNGRGRGRGRGRGRRGGRGSEREILSAYEKFEENHEFPPGEFSKPVELKVDVSVDGTEANEAKEVTPLSNARASLRNIDLNIDLTDYDDEDSAPPEVQPSAPAVGVLTASSGPPVSEVKEEAKTKDLLGWQLPEINMDPVQFALSSNHRLEEDEDYDNEE; translated from the exons ATGAGGAAGAAGCTGGACACCCGCTTCCCCGCG CCTCGGATAAAGAAAATCATGCAAGCGGATGAAGATGTTGGCAAGATTGCTTTAGCTGTACCTGTTCTAGTGT CGAAAGCATTGGAGCTGTTTCTGCAAGACTTGTGTAATAGGACATATGGCATTACAGTGCAAAGAGGGGTCAAGACTGTGAGTTCTTCTCATTT GAAACAATGTATACATAGTTATAATGTTTATGATTTCCTGAGGGATGTCGTCAGCAAAGTTCCAGACATGGGTACATCTGATGCTGGTGTTGATGATAAACTTGGCAAAAGGAG GAAAACTGCTGAAGATGACAGTGAGGAGGAATCAAAGCGGACAAGAAAT GAGGCAGCAAACCACACAAATAATGGTAGAGGGCGTGGAAGGGGTCGGGGAAGAGGCCGCCGTGGTGGGCGTGGATCTGAGAGGGAGATTCTATCCGCTTATgaaaaatttgaggagaatcaTGAGTTTCCTCCAGGCGAATTTAGTAAGCCTGTCGAGCTTAAGGTAGATGTTTCAGTTGATGGTACAGAAGCAAATGAAGCAAAGGAGGTTACCCCATTAAGCAATGCAAGGGCTTCTCTAAGGAACATTGACTTAAATATAGATCTAACTGACTATGATGATGAGGATTCAGCGCCACCAGAGGTCCAACCTTCAGCTCCGGCAGTGGGTGTCCTTACAGCCTCTTCAGGACCACCTGTTTCAGAGGTGAAGGAAGAGGCAAAGACCAAAGATTTACTGGGATGGCAGCTGCCTGAGATAAACATGGACCCTGTTCAGTTTGCCTTGTCCTCAAACCATAGGTTAGAGGAGGATGAGGATTATGACAATGAAGAATGA
- the LOC102712536 gene encoding dr1-associated corepressor-like isoform X2 has protein sequence MRPRIKKIMQADEDVGKIALAVPVLVSKALELFLQDLCNRTYGITVQRGVKTVSSSHLKQCIHSYNVYDFLRDVVSKVPDMGTSDAGVDDKLGKRRKTAEDDSEEESKRTRNEAANHTNNGRGRGRGRGRGRRGGRGSEREILSAYEKFEENHEFPPGEFSKPVELKVDVSVDGTEANEAKEVTPLSNARASLRNIDLNIDLTDYDDEDSAPPEVQPSAPAVGVLTASSGPPVSEVKEEAKTKDLLGWQLPEINMDPVQFALSSNHRLEEDEDYDNEE, from the exons ATGAGG CCTCGGATAAAGAAAATCATGCAAGCGGATGAAGATGTTGGCAAGATTGCTTTAGCTGTACCTGTTCTAGTGT CGAAAGCATTGGAGCTGTTTCTGCAAGACTTGTGTAATAGGACATATGGCATTACAGTGCAAAGAGGGGTCAAGACTGTGAGTTCTTCTCATTT GAAACAATGTATACATAGTTATAATGTTTATGATTTCCTGAGGGATGTCGTCAGCAAAGTTCCAGACATGGGTACATCTGATGCTGGTGTTGATGATAAACTTGGCAAAAGGAG GAAAACTGCTGAAGATGACAGTGAGGAGGAATCAAAGCGGACAAGAAAT GAGGCAGCAAACCACACAAATAATGGTAGAGGGCGTGGAAGGGGTCGGGGAAGAGGCCGCCGTGGTGGGCGTGGATCTGAGAGGGAGATTCTATCCGCTTATgaaaaatttgaggagaatcaTGAGTTTCCTCCAGGCGAATTTAGTAAGCCTGTCGAGCTTAAGGTAGATGTTTCAGTTGATGGTACAGAAGCAAATGAAGCAAAGGAGGTTACCCCATTAAGCAATGCAAGGGCTTCTCTAAGGAACATTGACTTAAATATAGATCTAACTGACTATGATGATGAGGATTCAGCGCCACCAGAGGTCCAACCTTCAGCTCCGGCAGTGGGTGTCCTTACAGCCTCTTCAGGACCACCTGTTTCAGAGGTGAAGGAAGAGGCAAAGACCAAAGATTTACTGGGATGGCAGCTGCCTGAGATAAACATGGACCCTGTTCAGTTTGCCTTGTCCTCAAACCATAGGTTAGAGGAGGATGAGGATTATGACAATGAAGAATGA
- the LOC102712811 gene encoding cysteine proteinase inhibitor-like gives MRASRVAESVLAAAGVGRRRPSPRLPAVSAGRGSATARRTVAAMSEEAGQPQHERPHGPMVGGIFDAPAGHENDLRTIDLARFAVDEHNSKANAALEFERVVKVRQQVVGGFMHYFTIEAKEAGGAKKLYEAKVWERAWENFKQLQDFKPVEHTDA, from the exons ATGCGCGCATCTCGTGTCGCGGAATCGGTgctcgctgctgctggtgtcggtcgtcgtcgtccctcGCCTCGTCTccccgccgtctccgccggtCGCGGCTCAGCGACCGCCCGCCGGACCGTCGCGGCGATGTCCGAGGAGGCTGGCCAGCCGCAGCACGAGCGGCCGCACGGGCCGATGGTGGGCGGCATCTTCGACGCCCCCGCCGGGCACGAGAACGACCTCCGCACCATCGACCTCGCCCGcttcgccgtcgacgagcacAACAGCAAGGCC AACGCGGCGCTGGAGTTCGAGAGGGTGGTGAAGGTGAGGCAGCAGGTGGTGGGCGGATTCATGCACTACTTCACCATCGAGGCgaaggaggccggcggcgccaagAAGCTGTACGAGGCCAAGGTGTGGGAGAGGGCGTGGGAGAACTTCAAGCAGCTCCAGGATTTCAAGCCCGTCGAACACACCGACGCCTAA
- the LOC102709568 gene encoding probable sugar phosphate/phosphate translocator At4g32390 yields MAGGGGGGGGMSESVLRKVLLSYCYVGVWIFLSFAVIVYNKYILDPKMYNWPFPISLTMVHMAFCSSLAVGLVRVLRVVEPPSSPAMTPQLYTSSVVPIGALYAMSLWFSNSAYIYLSVSFIQMLKALMPVAVYSIGVLFKKETFRSSSMLNMLSISFGVAIAAYGEARFDVRGVALQLAAVAFEATRLVLIQILLTSKGISLNPITSLYYVAPCCLGFLLVPWVFVELPRLRAVGTFRPDFFVFGTNSLCAFALNLAVFLLVGKTSALTMNVAGVVKDWLLIAFSWSVIRDTVTPINLFGYGIAFLGVAYYNHVKLQALKAKEAQKKIIQADEEAGSLLQERDGHGDRKSDNQA; encoded by the coding sequence atggccggcggcgggggcggcggcggcggcatgtcGGAGTCGGTGCTGCGGAAGGTGCTCCTGTCGTACTGCTACGTCGGGGTGTGGATCTTCCTGTCCTTCGCCGTCATCGTCTACAACAAGTACATCCTCGACCCCAAGATGTACAACTGGCCCTTCCCGATCTCCCTCACCATGGTGCACATGGCGTTCTGCTCCTCGCTCGCCGTGGGGCTGGTCCGCGTGCTGCGCGTCGTggagccgccgtcgtcgccggccatgACGCCGCAGCTGTACACGTCGTCCGTCGTCCCCATCGGGGCGCTCTACGCCATGTCGCTGTGGTTCTCCAACTCGGCCTACATCTACCTCTCGGTGTCCTTCATCCAGATGCTCAAGGCGCTCATGCCCGTCGCGGTGTACTCCATCGGGGTGCTCTTCAAGAAGGAGACCTTCCGGTCCTCCTCCATGCTCAACATGCTGTCCATCTCCTTcggcgtcgccatcgccgcctacGGGGAGGCGCGCTTCGACGTGCGGGGCGTCGCGCtgcagctcgccgccgtcgccttcgaGGCCACGCGGCTCGTGCTCATCCAGATCCTGCTCACCTCCAAGGGCATCTCGCTCAACCCCATCACCTCGCTCTACTACGTCGCGCCCTGCTGCCTCGGCTTCCTGCTCGTGCCATGGGTGTTCGTCGAGCTGCCCAGGCTGCGCGCCGTCGGCACGTTCCGCCCGGACTTCTTCGTGTTCGGGACCAACTCGCTCTGCGCCTTCGCTCTGAATCTCGCGGTTTTCTTGCTCGTCGGCAAGACCTCCGCGCTCACCATGAACGTCGCCGGAGTGGTCAAGGACTGGTTGCTGATTGCCTTCTCATGGTCCGTGATCCGGGACACGGTCACCCCGATCAACCTTTTCGGCTATGGGATCGCCTTCTTGGGTGTGGCATACTACAACCACGTCAAGCTGCAGGCGCTCAAGGCAAAGGAGGCGCAGAAGAAGATTATCCAGGCTGATGAGGAGGCTGGCTCGCTGTTGCAGGAACGCGATGGCCACGGTGATCGCAAGAGCGACAACCAGGCATAG
- the LOC121054547 gene encoding EID1-like F-box protein 3: MRRLSGSCNAGEEAAVAGEWGGGGGGGGGNAGRARGVNAGIMDEKVLVLVFRAINWDPQALCAVARVSRRLRAVAERVLWRELCASRAPRVVAALSGPTAAVAAAAGRIGGGWPALAKLLFFCCGAAGAAAVPVPGHFAPVSRFSKTSGRSFLSRRCAGDLLYVSDPCEHAVAGAGAGADDDVVVGAYRGVFRGFMRSRTRAFLVGHRAPLEPRVRCPYCGARVWSMTAAGLAPRSACRRLGADDGRLEYFVCVSGHLHGSCWLARLSSSSDDSDSDSNHSDDETFAAADVSLQLPTAGHVSARRFRGRPAAGHVNN; encoded by the coding sequence ATGAGGCGGCTGAGCGGGAGCTGCAatgcgggggaggaggcggcggtggccggagagtggggtggcggcggtggtggaggtggtggcaaTGCGGGGAGGGCGAGGGGGGTGAACGCCGGGATCATGGACGAGAaggtgctggtgctggtgttCCGGGCGATCAACTGGGACCCGCAGGCGCTGTGCGCGGTGGCGAGGGTGAGCCGGCGGCTGAGGGCGGTGGCAGAGCGGGTGCTGTGGCGGGAGCTCTGCGCGTCGAGGGCGCCgagggtggtggcggcgctgtCGGGGCCcaccgcggcggtggcggcggcggcggggcgcatcGGGGGAGGGTGGCCGGCGCTGGCGAAGCTGCTCTTCTTCtgctgcggcgcggcgggggcggcggctgtGCCGGTGCCGGGGCACTTCGCGCCCGTGTCCCGCTTCTCCAAGACGTCCGGCCGGAGCTTCCTGTCGCGGCGGTGCGCGGGGGACCTGCTGTACGTGTCCGACCCGTGCGAGcacgcggtggccggcgccggcgccggcgccgacgacgacgtcgtggTGGGCGCGTACCGCGGCGTGTTCCGCGGGTTCATGCGGTCGCGGACGCGCGCGTTCCTCGTCGGCCACCGCGCCCCGCTCGAGCCGCGCGTCCGCTGCCCCTACTGCGGCGCCCGCGTCTGGAGCATGACCGCCGCGGGCCTCGCCCCGCGCAgcgcctgccgccgcctcggcgccgacgacggccgCCTCGAGTACTTCGTCTGCGTCAGCGGCCACCTCCACGGCAGCTGCTGGCTCgcccgcctctcctcctccagcgacgactccgactccgactccaaccacagcgacgacgagacattcgccgccgccgacgtgagCCTGCAACTCCCGACGGCCGGCCACGTCTCAGCCCGCCGGTTCCGAGgcaggccggcggccggccatgTAAATAATTAG